The genome window GTTTGCAGAACACCTTCAAGGCGATTGAAAATTGAAATCCACTGAAGGGTTGATCTTTCATCCAGATCGTGGATCAAATTATTGTTCTAAGGAAACACGTGAGTATTTAATAAATAATAAGATGTAATAGCCAAGATAAGATCTTACACTCCGTTCCTGTTTATAACGGAAACTGTAAGTTGTCGAGATACTTTTTCTTAGCTAATTCTTTTGCGTCAAGGAAAGTCTGTATCGGAGTTTTGCCAAAACAATACTTGCCTTGATGTGTTCGTTCATAGTTATACGACTCGATCCACTGATCCAAATCCTTTTGCAAATCCTCAATCGAATTGTATACCTTCTTTCTGAAAGCAACTGCATAGAATTCATCTTGAATGGTTCTATGAAATCTTTCACAAATGCCGTTCGATTGAGGATGTCTTGCTTTTGTTTTCGAATGGTCTATATTTTCCACAGCAAGGAATAATTGGAATTCATGATGTTCCCTATTTCCACAATACTCGGTTCCTCTATCAGTTAGAATCCTCAACAAGCGAACGCCTTCTTCCTCAAACCAGGGGTCGCTTTGTCGTTTAACATATCAGAGGCGACTAATGTGTTCTTTCGGTCGTAAAGTTTTACCATCGCTACTTTAGAATAGGAATCGATAAAGGTTTGTTGATCAATCCTTCCTACACCCTTGATTGTGCCAACGTAATACGTATCTTGGCATCCCAAGTATCCGGGATGTTCTGTTTCTATTTCACCTTCAACTTGTTTTTCTAATTTCCTCCTTTCTAAGGCCTGAACTTGTGATTCGGTTGATACGGGGGAATTGCCTTGAGCCATTGCAGCCTCTAAAGCCTTCAGTCTTTTTTGAAAAGTTTCCAAATCGTGACGAACCCACACACTTCGAACAGTCGCAGGAGCAACTATGATCACTTGCTTTTTCAATTCATTGGATGCTCTCTGCTGTCCATAGGCAGGAAAGTCGATCGCCATCTTCTTTACCGCTTCTTCTTTTTCTGGCTCGATACGATTTTTAGGATTCGGTTTGCGTCTACTCAGATCCTGGAGTGCGAGTTCTCCTCCCTTCTCGTATAACTCTTGAAAACGATAGAAGCTATCGCGTGAATAGCCCATCACGTTACAAGCTTTGGATACGTTTCCCAGAGTCTCTGCTAACTTCAAGAGACCCATCTTGTTTTTGATTATCTTTTGTGCTGTTGTCATCTTTTTCTCCTTGTTAATTTCAAGGAGTGTAAGATCAAGTTCTAACTATTGTAGATTATTTAGTTGTTCCGATATCAGATAAGCTTGGAAAACATTACAGTAATTTTCTGTGATCCCTGTATCAAAGTAAGTCTTTATCGAGTTTAACATAATACCGCAATCCGAATGAAGCAAAAAGTTCATTGTTATTCTGTATCATTTTCATTTGAAAGTGACCTTAGAATTGGACAATTTGGTCGATGATCCCCTTGGCAATTATGAGCAAGATGTTTAAGCGCAGCTACCATTTCTTGCAATTCACTAATTTTGGTTTCTACCTCTTTCAAATGAACTAGTGCAAGTTTTTTGACATCAGCGCTTGCGCGGCTCTTATTTCTCCAAAGACTAACTAACTTTTGAGTTTCTGATAAATTAAAACCCATACTCCGAGTCCGCTTTACAAATCTTAAAATATGAATGTCATCGGACGAATACGTTCTATAACCTGATTCTTTTCTTTTCGCCTTGGGAATTAAGCCAATGGATTCGTAATGACGAATCTGTTTCGTACTAACTCCCGATTCCTTTGAAAGGTTTCCGATATTCATAATTCTTCACCATCCTCTTTTATTTTTAGTTCGACTGCGTATCGATTCTGCGCAAAGAAAGATCCGATTTTGGAATGGATCTGCATGCCAAAATGTATCCCTTTTCCTTTTCCTCCTCAGTAAGAGCAAACTGATTGTGAGATAAATGTTCTACTTGTCCCTCTAAAAGTATGATCTTACACGCACCACAGCGTCCGGCACGGCAAGAATACGATAAATCGACCCCTGACCTTAGAGAAGAATCCAAAATGTTTTCCTCTTCCAAAGCCTCTATGCTGCGATTCCAATTGGGAAAATAAATCTGATGTTTCATGCTCCAATCTTACACCTTCCCATTATAGGAAGGTCAAGGCCCTGGTCTTAAAAAAAATTTAAAATACGTAAAAAACTCGAAATCGACTATTGACCTTTCCCTTGTGGGAAGGTTTAAGCTCTATTTCAAGATTGACTTAAGAAGTCGTCCAAGGAGAATATTATGTTAGAATTTCAAGTAGAGAATATGACTTGTGGAAGTTGCGCAAATGTAATCGGCAAAGCGATCAAGACAATTGACCAGGATGTTCAAGTTAGCGTGGATATTGCGAAGCAAACGGTTCTGGTTAAGAGCAGACTCCCTGAATATGAACTCGCGAGCCTAATCGAAAAATGTGGTTACCCCGTTTCTACAAGTACGATCGTTGAATAAAAATAGGAAAAACAATCTAATGCAACAATCAAATCCAAATTCTGAAATCAAATCTGTCTTTGCAAAGACATTCTTTTTAAAAACTGAAATTGCAAAGGTGGCGATATCCATTATTCTTATATTCGCAAGTTACGGTATGCTCGCGCACGGAGAACACGAAGCGGGCCCAAATGGAGGGATAATTCGGATGCCAGGTGGTTTTCATACCGAGTTAGTTCTTTTAAAAGAAGGCTTAAAGATTTATCTTTTAGATATCAATTTTAAGAATCCTTCCACCAAGAACGGCAATCTGCAGGCAAAAATTGTCCACGGTAAATCAGATCAAAAGCTGGAATGTCAAGCCCATCCGGATCATTTTTTCTGTCCGGTTTCTAATATTCCTTCATCCGGTAAGATTATTATAAAAGCCACGCGTGAAAAGATGGAAGGAATCGATGCGATTTACGACTTACCAATTGTAAAAAAGTAATACGTTACTCATTTGTAAATGGCTTTTTAAAATTTTCTACATCAACTTGGATTCAAAATTCCAGTTGATGTAGAACCGTATATTTTTAGGAATCAGAGAAAGTATATTCATGAATTCGGAAACTTCATAGAAATCAGACTCTATAGCAAATATTTATTTCCCACGAACAACTAAGCCTAATCCTATACTTTAAATTTTTTCTTTATAAAGTCGCAAGGCGTTGATCACGACAGAAACCGAGCTTAAACTCATAGCTGCACCTGCAATCATTGGGGATAACAGAATATGAAAGAATGGATAAAAGAGACCGGCGGCTATCGGGATTCCCAAGAAATTAAACACAAAGGCAAAAAAAAGATTTTGTTTAATATTTCGCATAGTAGCCCGGCTTAAGTGGATTGCTTTAGAAATACCTAATAAATCGCCTTTCACTAAAGTAACTCCAGCGCTCTGAATCGCGATTTCCGTTCCTGAGCCCATTGCAATCCCAACATCGGCCTCCGTGAGTGCCGGTGCATCGTTGATCCCATCTCCAGCGACAAGTAATATTTCATTCGAAGATTTAAATTTCTTTATAATTTCCTTCTTATCTTGGGGGCTAAGACCTGCATAAATTTCTGATATACCAATTTGATCTCCGACTATTTTTCCCGTAGAAATTGAGTCCCCCGTTAACATTAAAATCCGAATTCCAAAGGATATCAACCGAGATACAGCATCATTGGAAGTCGATTTAATCGGATCAGTAACGGCTATAATTCCTAACCAACGCTCCTGATCCGCGATCCAGACAACTGTCTTTCCTTTAGAAAGAAATTCCGCTTCTTTATCTTGTAACTGATTAGGGATCGATTCAACTTTAATGTCCCAACCTGTTTTTTTACCTGCAAATACTAAGAGATCTTTTATTTCCGCACTCACGCCTCTACCAGTTAAAGAGGAAAATTTTTGGCTTGGAATAGTCTTTAAATTTAATTCTTCCGCTTTACGAACAATTGCTCTTGCAATCGGATGTTCACTCATTTGTTCCAAAGAATACGCCAATTGTAAGAGGTATTCTTCACTGACACCATTTACAGGAATCAAATCGGTAACTCTAGGTTTACCCTCAGTCAGAGTTCCGGTCTTATCCGTAAAAAGCATTGTAGCCTTTCCCATTTTTTCTAAAGCTTCTGCGTTTCTTATAAGAATTCCATTTTGAGCACCAATACCAACGCCGACCATGATGGAAATTGGAGTAGCCAGTCCCAAAGCGCATGGACATGCAATTACTAAAACGGATAGAGAATTCACAATACCATTTGCAATGGTCGGTTCCGGTCCGAAAAAGTACCAAAGGAAAAAAGTAATTACGGAAATGAGAAGTACGATTGGAACGAAGAAACCTGCAACTCTATCCGCTACCGCTTGAACCGGAGCCTTCGATCTTTGAGCCTCCTCTACCATATGAATGATTTGAGCAAGGACAGTTTCCTCTCCTACGCGTTCCGCTTGAATAATAAAGCTGCCAGTCTGATTCGTACTTGCTCCAAATACTTTATCCTTCGTATGTTTTTCAACTGGAATAGGTTCTCCCGTAATCATAGATTCATCAATAAAGCTAACGCCTTCCAAAATAACTCCATCAGTCGGTATCTTTTCTCCCGGTTTAATTCTCAATCGATCTCCAACCTTAACTTCGCCTACCTCAATATCGACTTCCATTTCACCTATCAATTTATGAGCCCTTTTGGGCACTAAACCTAACAAAGCTTGAATAGCATCTCCTGTTCTACGTTGCGCAAGTGCTTGCAGATACTCACCCAATATCACTAACGTGAGAATTACCGAAGAAGCTTCAAAATACAGGCCAATTTTCCCATGTGTCTTGGCTGCCTCTGGAAATAAATTCGGGAATAAAAATGCAATCAGTGAATAGCTATAAGCGGCGCTGACACCCAAAGCTATCAAAGTATACATATTAAGATTCAATGATATAAAGGAAGAAAAACCTTTCTTAATTAAGAAAAAGCCAGGACCGAAGAAAATAATCGATCCTAGAATCAATTGTATCCATCCACTATAATGCGTAAAAATTGCGGATGTTAAAAACATTTCACCCATTGCCAATATGAAAACTGGAATGGAAAAAATTATGGAAATATATAGTTTCCTGCCTATGGAGCGAACAAAGATCTCATCTTCTTCAGTGTGATTTCCTTTCTGCAATACTAACGTCATCCCACAGATGGGACAATCGCCGGGTGCATTCTGCTTTATTTCCGGATGCATAGTGCAGGTGTAAATATTCGTACTTACTTTCGAAAAATCCGAGGGATTATTTTTAACCGACGTTGCTGAATGATGGTGCATATGTTTGTGTTCCATTCTCAAAACCTCATTAGTAAATAGTGAACAACATTTAAGATGTTTAATCAAGAAATTAATTTAAGATCTACTATGACCAAATAAACAATAGCTATAATTTATTGACAACGAAGGCAGCTTAAATGAAATTTCAGTTTTATTTTCAGGAGGCACGGAATCGAAGTAAGCAGTAAGTATCATTAATAAGAAAAGAAACTCCTAAGAGCGTTATCATCAATTAATGTTACAGCCAAGGAACATTGAAAAAAGATGCATGTTTACTTGGATTATTGGGCAATTATACCGTTATATAGCGAATTTTGAATTTGTTTCAACTAATACATCTTTACAAACTCGATCATGAAATTGGGCGATGATTCTTAACAAAATCAATAATGCCGTTAGAGAAAAAATCAATTCGTGTTTGGAAAAATAAACCGATCTCCGATTCTAAACGATTTTGGCCGATTCATCGTTTTATGGTACACAATCCCCATTAAATTCTATTGCTCCGATAGAATAACCGAAAGCAGCAGGAGGAACAGGCGTTGGTGGTACGTTGTTTGTTCTTGCAAATCCAAAGAGATCAGATAGATAGAGCTGCTGTGGAAATCCATAGCCAGCAGGATCGTTTCCTCCGTACACGGATTTACATCGAGAAGCCGTATTTAGTTTGTAGACGTCTATGAGACTCGTAGGGTTGTCGAAAATCGGGTCGTGAGAATAATTTTTTTGAAGTATCGATGTCAAAGGTGTTGCACAATTTACTGAGTTGAATAGCGGGTCTGGCTCAGGCCAGCAAAGACGATATTGATTTAAAGTAGCTTGGACGAGAACACTGCAACCATTAAAATTATTTCGGGTGATTTTCGATGTCATGACGTTCACATTATTAGTATCGAAATTGAGGCAAGTACTTGTCGTTGCGTTAAGATTTGTAAAAATTTGATTGTTGATAATAATTAAGTTCAACGGGTCTACAGGACTTTGTTGATGAATTCCGTAAGAACGGGTGCTTCCGCTACCTCCGTAGATAGTATTGTTTATGAATATGAGGTTTGGTGAATTAATTCGCAATGCTTGTACGGCCGACGTAGAGGTGACTGTAACAGGTGTGGGAGCGGTAATATGGTAAGAGTTGAAGATATTATTCACAAATTGTAGTGATTGGGTCGTATTCGAGACTGTATTGTTAATCATCACACCGATAGAAAAATCCAAACCATCGTTAATGTTTATGTGAGAACCGCCGCTAATGAAGTTACTGTTAATTACGCCTTGAGTTCCCTCCAAAATCCTCATACCGGATGAAAGAGAATTTCCGCTTCCTCCAAGAATATAATTTCCCACTACGACAAAGTTAGGACTTACATTTGATGCATAAATTGCGGATCGATTGATTCCTAAGCCGTAGTTACTAGCTAACTCTGTTGAACCCAAGATAGAGTTTCCGCTAAGTGTGAGAGAAAATCCGCCAGTATTTAAATTATTTAACCAAATTCCTGTAGACCAGCGGTTATTCGCATTCGTGATAACAGTAAGACCTTGTACAAGAATATCTGAAGTCATTGCAAACATGCTTCCCATAATCGGCGTACAAGTCCCGGCGTCGCTAGCGCCGCAATTTGTAGAAGGCACATCATCACGAATAATTGACGGAAAGGCTGCCGGGTTCCTATCTAAAAAATCGCTTTTGAATCCACCTATAAGTTGGAGTTTATCGATTAAGCGGATTGTTTGTCCCACTGTTGTAATCGAATAGGTGCCTTGCGAAACTAATACGAAGCAAGGGGTTGCAGTGCTACACTGAGTTATTGCGTATTGAATATCGCTACAGGCAGTCGCAATTGTGCTACAAGTTCCTACGCCACTCATTCCTCCAGGGTGCACATACTTTATTTGATTTACAGCTGCCACTCCGTAACGAATTGGAGAGGCTATTTGAAATGGACGATTGGTTCCCAATTCCGTACATCCTGAAAATTGAATACAACGATTGAGTCCTCCTGGCCAAGCTGGATTCGGATTAATCGTGACCGTATTACCGGAATAACTAAGTGCATTTAGTGGAGCAGCTGAAGGTCCAAGATTAGAGGAACAAATACCAGATGTAGGCGTCGGAGTGGGAGCGGTAAAGCTACAACTTAAAGGTGTAACCGGTTTCGAAAACGTAAACTGAATTGAACTTCCGTCATTTACTGCGGTTTGATTTACAGGCATGGCGTTTGTTAAACTTAAACAATTCACATTTAGTGTTACAGAAGCATTATTAATTGTTCCCGTAGCAGGAGGTACCGTCTCGATGACGCAGTTATGTTGATTGGGGCTGGAAAGAAGTGTGACCGAATATATACCGGTGTCGGGCACCTTGCTGCTAAAAGTATAATTTCCATCTCCGACTATACTTAGACTATCCACATTTCCGTTTCGGACTAACAAACTTCCTGTTGCGGAAGTGGCAATTCCATAGACATTGAGGTTAACGTTAAAAAAACTTGTTCCACAATTAATTTCAACAAGGTTCGAAGTTGCAGAGACAATTCCCGAAGGATTCGTAATTATGCAAGTTTGATTTGGAGACACAGTAGGTTGCGATAGAATTGAGACCGTAAAATTGGAAAAAATTTGAAGTTTATTGGTAAATTCGAAATCACCATTGGTTGAAATCCGCAGTATTTCAGAACTTTGATTTGAGATTACGAAAGATCCCGCATTTGCCAGTCCCTTAACTCGAATCTTTAAAGGGAGATTAAAGTTTGAAACAAAATATTTTGAGAATAAAGCGTTTTCTATGGAAGACAACCCAACAGGCTTTGGTACACAGGAAGAAAAAATAAGCGATATTGCGATAAGAAGAGACCGTATAAATATAGATTTATATAAGTTGTACATCATTGCAGGCATTAGTTAAATTTCTTCGTTGTGTCGTTTTGGAAGCATTTCAAAATTTTCGCATAAAGGCATTCGTATCTCTTTGGGAGTTTTCTCGGTAGGTGCTTGAATATCTTGTTTAATTGTTTTAACAAAATAAAAAAGTATACCGAGTAAAACGATTATGAGGACGCTAACGTAGATGACGTATTGGAAGAATACGGTTTCTACGTTAGATATAAATTGACTGAAGTTTATCATTTGATCCTCAAGGTCAATAATTGAAGCGATGCCTTAACTGATATCGGTAATGAAAATTTTATGGAACGCGGATCTTCTTGTATAGATTCGCATCTGTAAAACCACCAACTCCATCCAATGCGTGATAGGAGCTTACTCCGACACAAGCATGTCCGTATGTAGTCGTATTTATAGTTTGTTGCATAGGGGGGGTATAAGTCCCTACAGCTACCGGTACAGGGGGCTCTTCAATGCCGCGTTCTATGTATGTAAATTGAGTTGGTCCAGGCCCTCCATATGGCGAAGAAGTACTTATATCCAGATACAAATAGTCTTGAACTGTTGTAAGAGTTGCGCTTGCGGCTAACTCTATAAATGATCCGTTTTTGGTAACCTGAATGCAATGAGTATTGCAATTGCCGATTGTGACAGGAGCGGAAACCGCATCGTCGCAAGGTCCCGCCTGTGAAGCTGGTGGCGTAGTTAAAATATTCTTTGATGATTTCCCGAATGAGTTCTTAGCTACGATGATAATTTTGTAGGACTGAGTTAATTCAGGGGAATGAGCTTGGAATTGATTTGGTGTAAATGGATTTGCAGATAGAGTCATTTCTTGAATAGAATTGTGAACCGTTTCGCCATCCGCATCGAGAGATATGACGGACGGTCTTCCTAAATAAGCTCGAGTAGAGACAGTTCCGGTCGGATTATTTTGGTATGTAAAGTTGGCGTAAATCCTTTGCTTATTTACACTATTAACGGTTATAAGGGCAGTCTCGATTGTTGGTGTATTTAGGATCGGTGGGATTCCCTGTCCAGTAATTTCAGAAGTCGGATCTATTGCCTTTGTGCTACCGCTTAACGCAGGCAACAGGCTATGAATATCTTCTTCGCTTTGTTTTTCATTACATGATAAAGAAAATAGGATTAAAAGCGGAAGGAACGTGAATCTTTTAAATATGGGAAGGATTCCCTTATTTAAAATTAAAGCAATTAACAACATTGTATAGACTCCTCTATAATATTATATAACCATTTTAACCATGGGTGTTTTAAGATTTGATCTGTCTGGCTTATATGGTTGCGGGTAATTTGGTTTTAACTTATTAACGATTGTCAATCTTTATTCGTTATTTTGCATATTCTATTTAGTAAGATATGTTTCTTTAATATAGAATGCAGAATAATCATTTTAATTTGAGAGGTTCGGTTCGATCGTCGCTATTTCTATTTTATAGTATTGAAAGACTCCTATTGTATATGTGGTTTGTTCGGTTTGTTATTTTAGCTATAGGATAGATCGGAAATTACGAAATGACTTGCTTGGTGTCTCTGAAATGAGGTGTCCAATTTTCTGTTGCGTGCGGGCAGTGCGGATTGATGATGTTTTGTGCCAGTAGGTGACTAACTTTAAAATCTTTCCGAGACTTAAAGATTTTGCTGACTATAGTCGTTACAAAGGATAATTGTGAAAAATTCGAGAAGGAGGCAGAAGAATGAAAAGATGTTTTTTGCGCTTCTATAATTTAGGGTTGGTCTCCTTAAACTTTTCGATAATGACTTTTTGTTTAAATATCATTTAGCTCATCCTCGCGGCAAACGCGATTCCTCCCCATCGCCTTGGCACGGTAGAGTGCTTGATCAGCTGATCGATAAACATCTTCGATCGTGTCTGCTATTCTTTCCTTTGCAATTCCTATGCTAAGGGTCACTGGAGAGTTGTCTTCCAATAGAACGTTGTTTTCCACAGTAGATCGAATCTTATCGGCAAAGTTAACCGAAGATTTCGCATTTGAATTAATTACAAAAACGGCAAATTCTTCTCCTCCCCATCTGCAGAGGTGGTGTGGTTTTGAAACGATTGAATCTAATACTTTAGCGACATTCGTGAGAACTGTATCTCCTACATCATGACCAAATCGGTCATTTATTTTTTTGAAATGATCGATATCTATTATCATAAGCGACCATG of Leptospira sanjuanensis contains these proteins:
- the cueR gene encoding Cu(I)-responsive transcriptional regulator, with translation MNIGNLSKESGVSTKQIRHYESIGLIPKAKRKESGYRTYSSDDIHILRFVKRTRSMGFNLSETQKLVSLWRNKSRASADVKKLALVHLKEVETKISELQEMVAALKHLAHNCQGDHRPNCPILRSLSNENDTE
- a CDS encoding 2Fe-2S iron-sulfur cluster-binding protein, coding for MKHQIYFPNWNRSIEALEEENILDSSLRSGVDLSYSCRAGRCGACKIILLEGQVEHLSHNQFALTEEEKEKGYILACRSIPKSDLSLRRIDTQSN
- a CDS encoding heavy-metal-associated domain-containing protein, encoding MLEFQVENMTCGSCANVIGKAIKTIDQDVQVSVDIAKQTVLVKSRLPEYELASLIEKCGYPVSTSTIVE
- a CDS encoding copper-transporting P-type ATPase; translation: MEHKHMHHHSATSVKNNPSDFSKVSTNIYTCTMHPEIKQNAPGDCPICGMTLVLQKGNHTEEDEIFVRSIGRKLYISIIFSIPVFILAMGEMFLTSAIFTHYSGWIQLILGSIIFFGPGFFLIKKGFSSFISLNLNMYTLIALGVSAAYSYSLIAFLFPNLFPEAAKTHGKIGLYFEASSVILTLVILGEYLQALAQRRTGDAIQALLGLVPKRAHKLIGEMEVDIEVGEVKVGDRLRIKPGEKIPTDGVILEGVSFIDESMITGEPIPVEKHTKDKVFGASTNQTGSFIIQAERVGEETVLAQIIHMVEEAQRSKAPVQAVADRVAGFFVPIVLLISVITFFLWYFFGPEPTIANGIVNSLSVLVIACPCALGLATPISIMVGVGIGAQNGILIRNAEALEKMGKATMLFTDKTGTLTEGKPRVTDLIPVNGVSEEYLLQLAYSLEQMSEHPIARAIVRKAEELNLKTIPSQKFSSLTGRGVSAEIKDLLVFAGKKTGWDIKVESIPNQLQDKEAEFLSKGKTVVWIADQERWLGIIAVTDPIKSTSNDAVSRLISFGIRILMLTGDSISTGKIVGDQIGISEIYAGLSPQDKKEIIKKFKSSNEILLVAGDGINDAPALTEADVGIAMGSGTEIAIQSAGVTLVKGDLLGISKAIHLSRATMRNIKQNLFFAFVFNFLGIPIAAGLFYPFFHILLSPMIAGAAMSLSSVSVVINALRLYKEKI